The proteins below come from a single Terriglobales bacterium genomic window:
- a CDS encoding YdeI/OmpD-associated family protein translates to MASPKSKTFRATLERLRSDLGWVIVRLPFDVKKTWGGSRVKVLGEVNGIRFRTSVFPQKDGRHFILINNKIQKAARVFLGNTAEFHLELDTQPRVVVVLSEFESILKQSKKLRAFFDSLTFSYRNAISIWISEPKSTATRRRRAEQIAERLLETMEAEQELPPLIQTAFDRNAIAREGWVRMTPRQRRGELMAIFHYRNPESRARRLQKTLDLAKQVAEKSVHRTQE, encoded by the coding sequence ATGGCCAGCCCGAAATCAAAGACATTCCGTGCCACTCTCGAAAGGTTAAGGTCCGATCTGGGTTGGGTGATCGTTCGCCTGCCGTTTGATGTTAAGAAAACCTGGGGCGGCAGCCGCGTGAAGGTGTTGGGGGAGGTGAACGGAATCCGTTTCCGCACGTCAGTATTCCCACAGAAAGACGGCCGGCACTTCATCTTGATAAACAACAAAATTCAGAAAGCAGCGCGGGTATTCCTGGGCAACACGGCCGAGTTTCATCTTGAACTCGATACTCAACCGCGCGTAGTTGTGGTGCTATCTGAGTTCGAATCAATACTCAAGCAGAGCAAGAAACTGCGAGCATTCTTCGACTCGCTCACTTTTTCCTATCGCAACGCGATCAGCATCTGGATCTCTGAGCCCAAGAGCACAGCGACCAGGCGTCGCCGCGCGGAGCAAATTGCCGAGCGTCTGCTGGAGACCATGGAGGCGGAGCAGGAACTGCCTCCCTTGATCCAGACAGCATTTGACCGCAACGCCATAGCCCGCGAAGGATGGGTCCGGATGACACCCAGGCAACGTCGCGGAGAATTGATGGCTATTTTCCACTATCGCAATCCCGAAAGCCGCGCACGACGCCTGCAGAAAACGTTGGACTTGGCAAAGCAGGTAGCGGAGAAATCCGTCCACCGAACACAAGAATGA
- a CDS encoding response regulator, whose protein sequence is MPKTLLYVDDDARRREVVEERLRQVGYRVVTAANGDDALVKFNAEVIDLAIVDYYMPGMCGDLVAMEMKSKKPEVPVIIFSGTFTLSEMVVAFVDGFISTSDEPGALLEKVAEVLAPRRNSRAS, encoded by the coding sequence ATGCCAAAAACGCTGCTCTATGTTGATGATGACGCTCGCCGCCGCGAGGTGGTGGAAGAGCGGCTACGTCAAGTTGGCTATCGAGTTGTTACTGCCGCCAACGGCGATGACGCGCTGGTCAAGTTCAATGCAGAAGTTATTGACCTGGCGATCGTCGACTACTACATGCCGGGAATGTGCGGCGATCTGGTCGCCATGGAGATGAAGAGTAAGAAGCCAGAGGTACCGGTCATTATCTTTTCCGGGACTTTTACGCTGTCGGAGATGGTAGTTGCCTTTGTGGACGGCTTCATCTCAACTTCCGATGAGCCCGGCGCGCTGCTCGAAAAGGTCGCCGAGGTCCTCGCTCCGCGCCGGAATTCACGCGCAAGTTAA